Proteins encoded within one genomic window of Mycolicibacterium monacense:
- a CDS encoding NDMA-dependent alcohol dehydrogenase has protein sequence MKTKAAVLWGLHQKWEVTELDLDAPKAQEVLVKLTASGLCHSDDHLVTGDMPMNLPVVGGHEGAGVVAEVGPGVTEVEVGDHVVLSFIPACGRCTECARGRSNLCVYGAAIVAGPQLDGTYRFHSGGQDVGQMCVLGTFSEYTVVPIASVVKVDKDIPLDKAALVGCGVTTGYGAAVRTGEARDGDTVVVMGVGGLGINAVQGARLAGARYVIALDPVAYKRERSFEFGATHAAATVEEAQALITDLTRGTMADVCVVTTDSAEGAYVAQGLSLVGKRGRVVMTAIPHPTDTTVDMSLFDLTLYEKQVRGCLFGSSNPRLDIPRMLELYGSGRLMLDELITREYTLDEINQGYEDMHDGRNLRGLIRF, from the coding sequence TTGAAGACGAAAGCCGCTGTCCTGTGGGGGCTGCACCAGAAATGGGAGGTTACCGAACTCGACCTCGACGCGCCCAAGGCGCAGGAGGTCCTGGTCAAGCTGACCGCGAGCGGGCTCTGCCACTCCGATGACCACCTGGTCACCGGGGACATGCCGATGAACCTGCCGGTGGTGGGCGGACACGAGGGCGCCGGAGTGGTCGCCGAGGTCGGCCCCGGCGTGACCGAGGTCGAGGTCGGCGACCACGTGGTGCTGAGCTTCATCCCGGCCTGCGGCCGCTGCACCGAATGTGCGCGGGGGCGCAGCAACCTGTGCGTGTACGGCGCCGCGATCGTCGCCGGGCCGCAACTCGACGGCACCTACAGGTTTCACAGCGGCGGGCAGGACGTCGGCCAGATGTGTGTGCTGGGCACCTTCTCGGAGTACACCGTGGTGCCGATCGCCTCGGTGGTCAAGGTGGACAAGGACATTCCGCTGGACAAGGCAGCACTGGTCGGGTGTGGGGTCACCACCGGCTACGGTGCCGCCGTGCGCACCGGTGAGGCCCGCGACGGCGACACCGTCGTGGTCATGGGTGTCGGCGGGCTCGGTATCAACGCGGTGCAGGGCGCCAGGCTCGCCGGCGCGCGCTACGTCATCGCCCTCGATCCCGTCGCCTACAAGCGGGAGCGGTCGTTCGAGTTCGGCGCCACCCACGCCGCGGCCACCGTCGAGGAGGCGCAGGCACTGATCACCGACCTGACCCGCGGCACCATGGCCGACGTCTGCGTCGTCACCACCGACAGTGCCGAAGGCGCCTACGTGGCGCAGGGCCTGAGCCTGGTCGGCAAGCGGGGCCGAGTGGTGATGACGGCGATCCCGCACCCGACCGACACCACCGTCGACATGTCGCTGTTCGACCTGACCCTGTACGAAAAGCAGGTCAGGGGATGCCTTTTCGGGTCGTCCAACCCGCGCCTGGACATCCCGCGCATGCTCGAACTCTACGGGTCCGGCCGTCTCATGCTCGACGAGCTGATCACCCGCGAGTACACCCTCGACGAGATCAACCAGGGGTACGAGGACATGCACGACGGGCGCAATCTGCGCGGGCTGATCAGGTTCTGA
- a CDS encoding aldehyde dehydrogenase family protein: MTGLPHYRMYVDGEWRDAAESIEVRSPATGAPVATVAYGDLTAVDDAVAAARAAHEAGVWRSMPPQQRADLLDAIADKLAARSDELTALQVRENGATVRGAGAFLIGYAIANLRYFASLARSYAFQTSGPLIEAPTLASGLILREPVGVCAGIIPWNFPLLLAVWKLGPALAAGNTVVLKPDDQTPLTLLELARAADEVGLPAGVLNVVTGPGPVAGARLAEHPDVRKIAFTGSTEVGKGVMRAAADNVKKVTLELGGKGANIVLEDADLDLAVDGSLFAFLMMSGQACESGTRLLVHESVHDEFVRRLVARAETLVMGDPMSPATDLGPLVSAKQKARVEKYIALGQEEGCRMAFQGTVPSDPALAEGHWVPPVILTGATNQMRIAREEIFGPVLVVIPFRDDDDAVAIANDSEYGLSAGVWSADNGRALGIARRLESGTVWVNDWHMVNAMYPFGGVKQSGLGRELGPGALDEYTEPKFVHIDLTNDRRKRAFAVVVSAAAAESD, encoded by the coding sequence ATGACCGGACTTCCGCATTACCGGATGTACGTCGACGGCGAGTGGCGCGACGCCGCGGAGTCGATCGAGGTGCGCAGCCCGGCAACCGGCGCCCCGGTCGCGACGGTGGCCTACGGTGACCTGACCGCCGTCGACGACGCCGTGGCGGCGGCCAGGGCCGCGCACGAGGCTGGGGTGTGGCGATCGATGCCGCCGCAGCAGCGGGCCGATCTGCTCGACGCCATCGCCGACAAGCTCGCCGCCCGGTCCGACGAGCTGACCGCGCTGCAGGTCAGGGAGAACGGTGCGACCGTGCGCGGTGCCGGCGCGTTCCTGATCGGCTACGCCATCGCGAACCTGAGGTATTTCGCCTCGCTTGCGCGCAGCTACGCGTTCCAGACCAGCGGACCGCTGATCGAGGCGCCGACGCTGGCCTCCGGCCTGATCCTGCGGGAGCCGGTCGGGGTGTGCGCGGGCATCATCCCGTGGAACTTCCCACTGCTGCTGGCGGTCTGGAAGCTGGGACCGGCGCTGGCGGCGGGCAACACCGTCGTGCTCAAACCCGACGACCAGACCCCGCTGACGCTGCTCGAACTCGCCCGCGCCGCAGACGAAGTCGGGCTGCCCGCCGGGGTGCTCAACGTGGTGACCGGGCCGGGTCCGGTGGCCGGCGCCCGGCTGGCCGAACACCCCGACGTCCGCAAGATCGCGTTCACCGGGTCCACCGAGGTGGGCAAGGGTGTCATGCGGGCCGCGGCCGACAACGTCAAGAAGGTCACCCTCGAACTGGGCGGCAAGGGCGCCAACATCGTGCTCGAGGACGCCGATCTCGACCTTGCCGTGGACGGTTCGCTGTTCGCCTTCCTGATGATGAGCGGGCAGGCCTGTGAATCCGGGACGCGACTGCTGGTGCACGAATCCGTTCACGACGAGTTCGTGCGGCGGTTGGTGGCCCGGGCCGAGACGCTGGTGATGGGCGATCCGATGAGCCCGGCGACCGATCTGGGACCGCTGGTGTCGGCCAAGCAGAAGGCCCGTGTCGAGAAGTACATCGCGCTCGGTCAGGAGGAGGGCTGCCGGATGGCCTTCCAGGGCACCGTCCCGTCGGATCCCGCGCTGGCCGAGGGGCATTGGGTGCCGCCGGTCATCCTGACCGGGGCCACCAACCAGATGCGGATCGCTCGCGAGGAGATCTTCGGCCCGGTGCTGGTGGTCATCCCGTTCCGCGACGACGACGATGCGGTCGCGATCGCCAACGACAGCGAGTACGGGCTGTCGGCGGGGGTGTGGAGCGCCGACAACGGACGCGCCCTGGGGATCGCCCGCCGGTTGGAATCGGGAACGGTGTGGGTCAACGACTGGCACATGGTCAACGCGATGTACCCGTTCGGCGGGGTCAAACAGAGCGGCCTGGGTCGTGAACTCGGCCCGGGCGCGCTCGACGAGTACACCGAGCCCAAGTTCGTCCACATCGACCTGACCAACGACCGTCGCAAACGTGCCTTCGCCGTGGTCGTATCCGCGGCGGCAGCCGAATCCGACTGA
- a CDS encoding AMP-binding protein: protein MYPGTHAQIAPDRPAVIVAETGEQVSYRQLDDDSAALARVLYDAGLRTGDVVALLSDNSPEALVVLWAALRSGLYITAINHHLTAPEADYIVGDSGARVLVASAALDGLAAKVGADLPLRLSFGGEIDGFGSFEAALAGAGPRLTEQPCGAVMLYSSGTTGFPKGIQPDLPGRDVDAPGDPIVAIARAFYDISESDIYYSSAPIYHAAPLRWCSMVHALGGTVVLAKRFDAQATLGHVERYRITVTQMVPTMFVRLLKLDADVRTRYDVSSLRAVIHAAAPCPVDVKHAMIDWLGPIVYEYYSSTEAHGMTFIDSPDWLAHPGSVGRSVLGDLHICDDEGNELPAGRIGTVYFERDHLPFRYLNDPEKTAAAQHPAHPFWTTVGDLGSVDEDGYLYLADRKSFMIISGGVNIYPQETENALTMHPAVHDVAVIGVPDPEMGEQVKAVIQLVEGIRGSDELARELIDYTRSRIAHYKAPRSVEFVDELPRTPTGKLVKGLLR, encoded by the coding sequence ATGTATCCGGGTACCCATGCCCAGATCGCGCCGGACCGCCCCGCGGTGATCGTCGCCGAGACCGGTGAGCAGGTGAGCTATCGGCAGCTCGACGACGATTCCGCGGCGCTGGCCCGGGTGCTGTACGACGCGGGTCTGCGGACCGGCGACGTCGTGGCGCTGCTGTCCGACAACTCCCCGGAAGCCCTGGTGGTGTTGTGGGCGGCGCTGCGCTCGGGGCTGTACATCACCGCGATCAACCACCACCTCACTGCACCCGAAGCCGACTACATCGTCGGTGACTCGGGCGCGCGGGTGCTCGTCGCGTCCGCAGCGCTGGACGGGTTGGCGGCCAAGGTGGGTGCGGACCTGCCGCTGCGGCTGTCCTTCGGCGGCGAGATCGATGGATTCGGCTCGTTCGAGGCCGCGCTGGCCGGGGCGGGTCCGCGGCTGACCGAGCAACCGTGCGGGGCGGTCATGCTGTATTCGTCGGGAACCACGGGATTCCCGAAGGGTATCCAGCCCGACCTACCGGGCCGCGATGTCGACGCGCCGGGCGATCCGATCGTCGCGATCGCCCGCGCGTTCTACGACATCAGCGAGTCCGACATCTACTACTCGTCCGCGCCGATCTATCACGCCGCACCGCTGCGGTGGTGTTCGATGGTGCACGCACTCGGCGGAACCGTGGTGCTGGCCAAGCGATTCGATGCCCAGGCCACACTCGGGCACGTCGAGCGGTACCGGATCACCGTCACCCAGATGGTGCCGACGATGTTCGTGCGGTTACTCAAACTCGACGCCGACGTCCGCACCCGGTACGACGTGTCGAGCCTGCGGGCGGTCATCCATGCCGCCGCGCCGTGCCCGGTCGATGTCAAACACGCGATGATCGACTGGCTCGGCCCGATCGTCTACGAGTACTACAGTTCGACCGAGGCGCACGGGATGACGTTCATCGACAGCCCGGACTGGCTGGCCCATCCCGGATCGGTCGGTCGCAGCGTGCTGGGCGATCTGCACATCTGCGACGACGAGGGCAACGAGTTGCCGGCGGGACGGATCGGCACCGTCTACTTCGAGCGGGACCACCTGCCGTTCCGGTATCTCAACGACCCGGAGAAGACGGCGGCGGCCCAGCATCCCGCACATCCGTTCTGGACCACGGTCGGAGATCTCGGCTCGGTCGACGAGGACGGCTATCTGTACCTGGCCGACCGAAAGTCGTTCATGATCATCTCCGGCGGGGTGAACATCTACCCGCAGGAAACCGAGAATGCGCTGACCATGCACCCCGCCGTGCACGACGTGGCCGTCATCGGTGTCCCCGATCCCGAGATGGGGGAACAGGTCAAGGCGGTCATCCAACTCGTCGAAGGTATTCGCGGCAGCGACGAACTGGCGCGCGAGCTCATCGACTACACGCGGTCGCGGATCGCGCACTACAAGGCGCCCCGCTCGGTGGAATTCGTCGACGAACTGCCACGCACACCGACCGGGAAGCTGGTGAAGGGTCTGCTGCGGTGA
- a CDS encoding IclR family transcriptional regulator, which translates to MAPTKADPSLPGRASPPTDRVVRILDFLADRPQERFGVSELARRVGLTKPTCLGIVTALSEAGYLVRDPADKTYRLGPSLITLGHRAQESMRVSPAAREQLRLLSARFGATAALSAVVDDRITLLDLVAPAGLRPGVEVGQSYPFAPPVGLMFVLWDEEAERDWLRRQPTIPLRTDTDRLRRVVAACRADGYLVERQTAGGRRLYSLLAGMPTELPDELRALLGELVSDIGERVYLREESTGRGRHDVSVISAPVYDHYRRQVMVVSMHIGKPLTDNEISERARAVVATADAVTAQLGGVVHPAGV; encoded by the coding sequence ATGGCACCGACCAAGGCCGACCCGTCGCTTCCGGGACGTGCGTCGCCACCGACGGACCGGGTGGTGCGCATCCTCGACTTCCTCGCCGACCGCCCGCAGGAGCGCTTCGGCGTATCCGAGCTGGCACGCCGGGTGGGGCTGACGAAACCGACGTGCCTGGGCATCGTCACGGCCCTGAGCGAGGCGGGTTATCTCGTCCGTGATCCGGCCGACAAGACCTACCGGTTGGGACCGTCGCTGATCACCCTCGGGCACCGGGCCCAGGAGTCGATGCGGGTCAGCCCGGCCGCGCGCGAGCAACTGCGCCTGTTGTCGGCGCGGTTCGGTGCCACCGCTGCGCTCTCCGCAGTCGTCGACGACCGCATCACTCTGCTGGACCTGGTGGCACCCGCCGGGCTTCGGCCCGGTGTGGAGGTGGGTCAGAGCTACCCGTTCGCCCCTCCGGTGGGCCTGATGTTCGTGCTGTGGGATGAGGAGGCCGAACGTGACTGGCTGCGACGGCAGCCGACGATCCCGTTGCGCACCGACACCGACCGGCTCCGGCGTGTGGTCGCCGCCTGTCGTGCCGACGGATATCTGGTGGAGCGACAGACCGCGGGCGGACGGCGGCTGTACTCGTTGCTGGCCGGTATGCCGACCGAGTTGCCCGACGAGCTGCGCGCGCTACTGGGCGAGCTGGTCTCCGACATCGGTGAGCGGGTGTATCTGCGCGAGGAGAGCACCGGTCGCGGACGTCATGACGTCAGCGTGATCTCGGCCCCGGTGTACGACCATTACCGTCGGCAGGTGATGGTCGTCTCGATGCACATCGGGAAGCCGTTGACCGACAACGAGATCAGTGAACGGGCCCGCGCCGTGGTGGCGACCGCCGACGCGGTGACCGCCCAACTCGGCGGCGTGGTTCACCCGGCCGGGGTGTGA
- a CDS encoding SDR family oxidoreductase codes for MALGLLKDKVVVVSGVGPALGTTLARRCAEEGADLVLAARTVERLEDVAKQITDLGRRAVSVGTDITDEAQVANLVDQSLEAYGRVDVLINNAFRVPSMKPFANTTFEHMRDAIELTVFGALRMVQAFTPALAEAKGSVVNVNSMVVRHSQAKYGAYKMAKSALLAMSQTLATELGEQGIRVNSVAPGYIWGETLKSYFNHQAGKYGTTVEEIYQATAAASDLKRLPTEDEVASAILFMASDLSSGITGQTLDVNCGEYKA; via the coding sequence ATGGCGCTCGGGTTACTGAAGGACAAGGTCGTCGTCGTCAGCGGCGTCGGCCCGGCGCTCGGCACCACACTGGCCCGGCGCTGCGCGGAGGAGGGTGCCGACCTGGTGCTCGCCGCGCGCACGGTCGAACGCCTCGAGGACGTCGCCAAGCAGATCACCGATCTGGGGCGACGCGCGGTGTCGGTGGGCACGGACATCACCGACGAGGCGCAGGTGGCCAACCTGGTCGACCAGTCGCTCGAGGCCTACGGCAGGGTCGACGTGTTGATCAACAACGCCTTCAGGGTGCCGTCGATGAAGCCGTTCGCGAACACCACCTTCGAGCACATGCGCGACGCCATCGAGTTGACCGTGTTCGGCGCCCTGCGCATGGTCCAGGCCTTCACCCCGGCGCTGGCCGAAGCCAAGGGGTCCGTCGTCAACGTGAACTCGATGGTGGTGCGGCACTCCCAGGCCAAATACGGCGCCTACAAGATGGCCAAATCCGCGCTGCTGGCGATGTCACAGACGCTGGCCACCGAGCTCGGTGAACAAGGCATTCGAGTGAATTCGGTTGCCCCCGGATATATCTGGGGTGAAACCCTGAAGAGTTACTTCAATCACCAGGCGGGTAAGTACGGGACGACCGTCGAGGAGATCTACCAGGCGACCGCGGCGGCGTCCGACCTCAAGCGGTTGCCCACCGAGGACGAGGTGGCCTCGGCGATCCTGTTCATGGCCAGCGATCTGTCCAGCGGTATCACCGGGCAGACTCTGGATGTCAACTGCGGGGAGTACAAGGCATGA